A window of the Planococcus citri chromosome 4, ihPlaCitr1.1, whole genome shotgun sequence genome harbors these coding sequences:
- the LOC135842979 gene encoding uncharacterized protein LOC135842979: MLSNKLILLLVVISVSCQSSRRGKSHQVLEFEIGEKLLDPKHDFVFKKVFSDQDILLAFINSALNENFKEIVSIDTEDECPSDTKTEKIIFFDIVCKNDEMTAVIEMQYKSEIFFVQRSLFYICRRLSSSLHTKGAYRDLKPMYFIGISDFTLFPHKTEYISTHKILDVKTYSNDVPYLTLVFIELAKLDKLNPNASALESVVEKLSYFLWFNSQKDDYKAGLKFLMNNDDLVRKAVDAATVSLWSPVEKEIYEQSDKIVCKHEDEIEAALNEGKNEGKAEGKAEGKAEEKAEIIKRMLDSNVDFEIIKTATGLGKNEIKQLFETLGIAIPSTSILNT; this comes from the exons ATGTTGTCGAATAAACTTATCTTATTATTAGTTGTAATAAGCGTGTCATGCCAAAGTTCCAGACGTGGAAAAAGTCATCAAGTGCTTGAATTTG agattgGAGAAAAACTGCTTGACCCAAAACACGATTTCGTATTTAAAAAGGTATTCTCAGACCAGGATATATTATTAGCTTTTATCAACTCGGCCCTGAATGAAAACTTCAAGGAAATTGTTTCGATAGATACTGAAGATGAATGTCCCTCAGAtaccaaaacagaaaaaattatttttttcgatatcgTCTGTAAAAACGATGAAATGACCGCAGTAATCGAAATGCAATATAAAagcgaaatattttttgtgcaGCGTTCGCTGTTTTACATTTGCAGGCGGCTTTCTTCTAGCTTACACACCAAAGGAGCGTATCGTGATTTAAAACCTATGTATTTCATTGGAATAAGTGACTTCACTTTATTTCCGCATAAAACAGAATATATTTCAACTCATAAGATATTGGATGTAAAAACTTATTCGAATGACGTTCCATATTTGACGCTTGTGTTTATCGAACTGGCAAAATTGGATAAGTTAAATCCAAACGCGTCCGCGCTTGAATCCGTCGTGGAaaaattatcgtattttttGTGGTTCAACTCGCAGAAAGATGATTACAAAGCaggcttaaaatttttaatgaataatgatgatCTCGTTCGAAAGGCTGTGGATGCAGCAACTGTGTCACTCTGGAGTCCGGTCGAAAAGGAGATATACGAGCAATCTGACAAAATTGTATGCAAACACGAAGACGAGATTGAAGCGGCAttaaatgaaggaaaaaatgaaggaaaagcTGAAGGAAAAGCTGAAGGAAAAGCTGAAGAAAAAGCTGAAATAATTAAAAGAATGTTGGATAGTAATGTGGACTTCGAAATCATAAAAACAGCCACCGGGCtaggaaaaaacgaaattaaacaACTTTTCGAAACCTTAGGAATAGCAATaccaagtacgagtattttgaataCGTAA
- the LOC135842974 gene encoding histone acetyltransferase p300-like isoform X1 produces the protein MGNSMDSENTPPSSSDTQTNPEVSLELNDDCTSLSQEDQQLPPQVRIPAIEPEKQSIQSCLQSLVHACQCQSTTCQLSSCHRMKSVLLHAKACKLKVNGNCPICKQLIALCFYHSKCCQVAECPVLLCSNIKQKNIEQEQSQQRVQQAGLLPHCMNAMNSPTTPSSTESGVSSNSETSSAGSSGQKSSSSQAPSNDGLQFHQLLEQQLWEAIRSTRSKREKDKVLQILKTNPQLLAAFIKQKQQSNNPISSPTTALSPSSDETARQKPLYGPTELCRNMAAMTFTDSENKVPTCSSTEQETKQENPQLLIQHDEAQLDKSDEPSEFESSSASSIIHDIPQKVTKEWQKLINNEIRERLVKKLVGAIFPTSTAQAAAESGNGGSGAPNEAQNSPSNNLNRSRLNSHIDGRIVQNLEWHARKVECDIYEAANSKSEYYRLLAEKYYKIHQVLDELRQKRKEQPLQQQKQLDGEGTVPICSTIEQKSKQEKSQLRNPDT, from the exons ATGGGTAATTCTATGGATTCTGAGAATACTCCACCATCATCATCCGATACCCAAACCAACCCTGAAGTATCTCTGGAATTGAACGACGATTGTACATCACTATCCCAAGAAGATCAACAACTTCCTCCTCAAGTACGAATTCCTGCTATC GAACCGGAAAAACAATCGATTCAAAGCTGTTTACAGTCTCTGGTACACGCTTGCCAATGTCAAAGTACAACCTGCCAATTATCAAGTTGTCATCGTATGAAAAGCGTTCTCCTACATGCCAAGGCTTGTAAACTGAAAGTGAACGGAAATTGTCCTATTTGCAAGCAGCTTATAGCTCTGTGTTTTTATCACAGCAAGTGTTGTCAA GTTGCAGAATGCCCTGTGCTTCTATGTTCGaatatcaaacaaaaaaatatagagCAAGAACAATCGCAGCAACGCGTACAACAAGCCGGACTACTACCTCATTGTATGAATGCGATGAATTCACCTACAACACCAAGTAGTACCGAATCAGGTGTGTCGTCCAATTCAGAAACTTCGTCTGCTGGTAGTTCTGGACAGAAATCGTCATCGTCTCAAGCACCGTCTAATGACGGTCTGCAATTTCATCAACTATTAGAGCAACAACTATGGGAAGCTATACGCTCAACGAGATCAAAGCGGGAAAAAGATAAAGTTTTACAGATATTGAAAACGAATCCCCAATTGTTGGCGGCGTTCATCAAACAGAAGCAACAATCAAACAATCCCATAAGTTCTCCAACTACAGCTCTGTCACCGAGCAGTGACGAAACGGCTCGCCAGAAACCACTGTATGGTCCCACTGAACTTTGTCGTAATATGGCAGCGATGACTTTCACC GATAGTGAAAACAAGGTGCCTACATGTTCGAGTACTGAGCAGGAAACGAAGCAAGAAAACCCACAGCTCCTGATACAACACGATGAAGCTCAATTAGATAAATCTGATGAACCATCTGAATTCGAATCGTCGTCTGCAAGTTCGATAATCCACGATATCCCTCAAAAGGTTACCAAAGAATGGCAGAAACtcataaataatgaaataagGGAACGTTTGGTAAAGAAACT AGTAGGTGCAATCTTTCCTACGAGCACCGCTCAAGCAGCAGCAGAATCTGGTAATGGTGGATCTGGTGCACCGAATGAAGCGCAAAATTCTCCCAGTAACAATTTAAATCGTTCGAGATTGAATTCACATATTGACGGCCGTATTGTGCAGAATTTAGAATGGCATGCGAGAAAAGTCGAATGTGATATTTACGAAGCAGCGAATTCCAAA tCTGAATATTACCGTTTGCTAGCGGAAAAGTATTACAAAATACACCAAGTATTgg ATGAGCTGCGCCAAAAACGAAAAGAGCAACCATTGCAGCAGCAGAAACAACTTGATGGCGAAGGCACTGTGCCTATTTGTTCGACTATTGAGCAGAAATCGAAGCAAGAAAAATCACAGCTCCGGAATCCAGATACCTAA
- the LOC135842974 gene encoding histone acetyltransferase p300-like isoform X2, protein MGNSMDSENTPPSSSDTQTNPEVSLELNDDCTSLSQEDQQLPPQEPEKQSIQSCLQSLVHACQCQSTTCQLSSCHRMKSVLLHAKACKLKVNGNCPICKQLIALCFYHSKCCQVAECPVLLCSNIKQKNIEQEQSQQRVQQAGLLPHCMNAMNSPTTPSSTESGVSSNSETSSAGSSGQKSSSSQAPSNDGLQFHQLLEQQLWEAIRSTRSKREKDKVLQILKTNPQLLAAFIKQKQQSNNPISSPTTALSPSSDETARQKPLYGPTELCRNMAAMTFTDSENKVPTCSSTEQETKQENPQLLIQHDEAQLDKSDEPSEFESSSASSIIHDIPQKVTKEWQKLINNEIRERLVKKLVGAIFPTSTAQAAAESGNGGSGAPNEAQNSPSNNLNRSRLNSHIDGRIVQNLEWHARKVECDIYEAANSKSEYYRLLAEKYYKIHQVLDELRQKRKEQPLQQQKQLDGEGTVPICSTIEQKSKQEKSQLRNPDT, encoded by the exons ATGGGTAATTCTATGGATTCTGAGAATACTCCACCATCATCATCCGATACCCAAACCAACCCTGAAGTATCTCTGGAATTGAACGACGATTGTACATCACTATCCCAAGAAGATCAACAACTTCCTCCTCAA GAACCGGAAAAACAATCGATTCAAAGCTGTTTACAGTCTCTGGTACACGCTTGCCAATGTCAAAGTACAACCTGCCAATTATCAAGTTGTCATCGTATGAAAAGCGTTCTCCTACATGCCAAGGCTTGTAAACTGAAAGTGAACGGAAATTGTCCTATTTGCAAGCAGCTTATAGCTCTGTGTTTTTATCACAGCAAGTGTTGTCAA GTTGCAGAATGCCCTGTGCTTCTATGTTCGaatatcaaacaaaaaaatatagagCAAGAACAATCGCAGCAACGCGTACAACAAGCCGGACTACTACCTCATTGTATGAATGCGATGAATTCACCTACAACACCAAGTAGTACCGAATCAGGTGTGTCGTCCAATTCAGAAACTTCGTCTGCTGGTAGTTCTGGACAGAAATCGTCATCGTCTCAAGCACCGTCTAATGACGGTCTGCAATTTCATCAACTATTAGAGCAACAACTATGGGAAGCTATACGCTCAACGAGATCAAAGCGGGAAAAAGATAAAGTTTTACAGATATTGAAAACGAATCCCCAATTGTTGGCGGCGTTCATCAAACAGAAGCAACAATCAAACAATCCCATAAGTTCTCCAACTACAGCTCTGTCACCGAGCAGTGACGAAACGGCTCGCCAGAAACCACTGTATGGTCCCACTGAACTTTGTCGTAATATGGCAGCGATGACTTTCACC GATAGTGAAAACAAGGTGCCTACATGTTCGAGTACTGAGCAGGAAACGAAGCAAGAAAACCCACAGCTCCTGATACAACACGATGAAGCTCAATTAGATAAATCTGATGAACCATCTGAATTCGAATCGTCGTCTGCAAGTTCGATAATCCACGATATCCCTCAAAAGGTTACCAAAGAATGGCAGAAACtcataaataatgaaataagGGAACGTTTGGTAAAGAAACT AGTAGGTGCAATCTTTCCTACGAGCACCGCTCAAGCAGCAGCAGAATCTGGTAATGGTGGATCTGGTGCACCGAATGAAGCGCAAAATTCTCCCAGTAACAATTTAAATCGTTCGAGATTGAATTCACATATTGACGGCCGTATTGTGCAGAATTTAGAATGGCATGCGAGAAAAGTCGAATGTGATATTTACGAAGCAGCGAATTCCAAA tCTGAATATTACCGTTTGCTAGCGGAAAAGTATTACAAAATACACCAAGTATTgg ATGAGCTGCGCCAAAAACGAAAAGAGCAACCATTGCAGCAGCAGAAACAACTTGATGGCGAAGGCACTGTGCCTATTTGTTCGACTATTGAGCAGAAATCGAAGCAAGAAAAATCACAGCTCCGGAATCCAGATACCTAA